One window of Pocillopora verrucosa isolate sample1 chromosome 9, ASM3666991v2, whole genome shotgun sequence genomic DNA carries:
- the LOC131797093 gene encoding sperm-associated antigen 7 homolog: MDLLGSILNSMDAPPSTENKKAKEEKAKLKKHQLEQKKKNAEFRSKTEKQVNEFIKDTKETRLKFPPMTRVERSIVHDVAEIAGLTTFSFGEDEVDRYVMLFKKEFPPSDEELEAYRNGQEFDPESAEKLKEASESNVDGPSQETQCRSSKVSKKAPSTFYKDKYRHLLGTDSGKDAAKATKSNSAYGYVPSENKRDLRSIEETLNDIRKRKKFRPGEADDEEDDVEAEDSG, from the exons ATGGATCTCCTAGGATCAATTCTTAACAGCATGGATGCTCCACCATCTACAGAAAACAAGAAGGCCAAAG AGGAGAAAGCCAAATTAAAGAAGCACCAGTTggaacaaaagaagaagaatgcaGAATTCCGTTCAAAG ACTGAAAAACAAGTCAATGAATTTATAAAAGATACCAAAGAAACAAGACTCAAGTTTCCACCAATGACGAGAGTGGAGAGGAGTATTGT TCATGATGTTGCCGAGATTGCTGGTCTTACTACATTTTCTTTTGGAGAAGATGAAGTAGACAGATATGTTATGCTTtttaaaaag GAATTTCCTCCTTCTGATGAAGAACTTGAGGCATACAGGAATGGACag GAATTTGATCCAGAGAGTGCAGAAAAGCTCAAGGAGGCATCTGAG AGTAATGTTGATGGTCCCAGTCAGGAAACACAGTGCAGGTCgtcaaaagtttccaaaaaagcACCGTCCACATTTTACAAAGACAAGTACAGACACTTACTTGGTACTGACAGTGGCAAAGATGCCGCTAAGGCTACTAAAAGTAACTCAGCTTACGGTTATG TTCCCAGCGAAAACAAGCGGGACTTACGTTCAATTGAGGAGACTCTTAATGATATTCGTAAGAGGAAGAAGTTTCGCCCGGGTGAGGCTGATGATGAGGAGGATGATGTTGAAGCTGAAGACAGTGGCTAA
- the LOC131797092 gene encoding uncharacterized protein, producing MTSFKISEMETRGTTTRTRKIPHRNGKITSETLNFRKVARQVMLANMFTKRPLQQPNVKKNSTYKSTAVDHHGLKPKKERKHNNSAVEKPSLHRKGTPELFPMSEEMKQTMISLGRLDLLPEERKARGSSFAEEVKVQKSQSNGTFREKTRRRIIHPQRFIRNVQSSISNAKRILEDSEETENEEISTENGTTKTTSEDVTNGINSADESDAKLNRIKTNNNIVPTPQTSTYCSTKSAKNQRCSSCNKRPSYLSRFSDIGPLSATQPRITQLRTWPTRAHDTTRMWTRTNYFPKISRRYTFSGKEWANYSKSAEIEEKNNDELLRTRQCKSVENLTREIEDKCLTWLENRYGLPQY from the coding sequence ATGACGAGTTTTAAAATTTCCGAAATGGAGACTAGGGGGACAACGACGAGGACAAGAAAAATACCTCACAGAAACGGTAAAATAACAAGTGAAACGCTCAATTTTCGAAAAGTGGCCAGACAGGTCATGCTGGCAAACATGTTTACGAAAAGGCCGCTGCAGCAACCAAACGTGAAGAAAAATTCGACCTACAAAAGCACAGCCGTCGACCATCATGGACTTAAGCCAAAGAAGGAACGAAAACACAATAATTCTGCGGTGGAAAAGCCATCATTACATCGGAAAGGAACTCCAGAGCTGTTCCCAATGTCTGAGGAAATGAAACAGACTATGATTTCACTTGGCAGGCTTGATCTTTTGCCAGAAGAAAGGAAGGCGCGGGGGAGTTCTTTCGCCGAGGAAGTGAAAGTACAAAAATCGCAATCCAACGGTACATTTCGCGAGAAAACAAGACGAAGGATAATTCATCCCCAGAGGTTTATCCGCAACGTACAATCTTCTATTAGCAACGCGAAACGAATTCTCGAAGACAGCGAAGAGactgaaaatgaagaaatttcgACGGAAAATGGTACGACGAAAACTACATCAGAAGATGTCACAAACGGCATCAATTCTGCCGATGAAAGTGATGCTAAATTgaacagaataaaaacaaacaacaacattgTTCCAACACCGCAAACAAGTACGTACTGTAGCACAAAATCCGCTAAAAATCAACGTTGTTCTTCATGTAACAAGCGACCTTCTTACTTATCAAGATTCAGTGACATTGGACCGCTTTCCGCTACCCAACCTAGAATTACTCAACTACGAACATGGCCAACACGAGCACACGACACAACTCGTATGTGGACGCGTACAAATTATTTCCCTAAAATTTCGAGAAGGTACACATTTTCAGGGAAAGAGTGGGCAAACTACAGCAAATCAGCGGAAatcgaagaaaaaaataatgacgAACTCTTGAGAACCAGGCAATGTAAAAGTGTGGAGAACCTCACACGAGAAATCGAAGACAAATGTCTTACATGGCTTGAAAACCGCTACGGTTTACCTCAGTATTAA
- the LOC131797046 gene encoding claudin domain-containing protein 2-like isoform X2, with translation MIKVITSFVSCLAAILLGILALATDFWLVWWKEAKEIGGVQYHHEGLFQTCSESSINNTVVAADSCTKLHDLGRPDWNGAVIALMFLALICHLIAFIIAIVAAIRKGHPFPSFTVGGFFCAAAILVVIALLVFTFFNWKDDVFFSWSYGGGWSTVALSIIAFVLIMADR, from the exons ATGATCAAAGTCATAACAAGCTTTGTGAGCTGTTTAGCTGCAATTCTGTTGGGAATTTTGGCCCTTGCCACCGACTTTTGGCTAGTGTGGTGGAAAGAAGCGAAGGAAATCGGAGGTGTACAATACCACCATGAAGGCCTGTTTCAAACTTGTTCTGAATCCTCGATCAACAACACTGTTGTTGCTGCAGATAGCTGCACTAAATTACACGATTTGGGAAGACCAG aCTGGAATGGAGCTGTGATTGCCTTGATGTTTCTGGCCCTTATCTGCCATTTAATTGCTTTTATCATAGCCATTGTGGCAGCAATACGAAAGGGACATCCTTTTCCATCCTTCACTGTAGGCGGATTCTTCTGTGCAGCAG CCATTCTTGTGGTTATTGCTTTGTTGGTCTTCACATTTTTCAACTGGAAGGATGATGTGTTCTTCAGCTGGTCATATGGTGGAGGATGGTCTACTGTGGCATTGTCTATTATAGCATTTGTGTTAATAATGGCAGATCGCTGA
- the LOC131797046 gene encoding claudin domain-containing protein 2-like isoform X1 — MIKVITSVVCAFAAMLMIILSLATTYWLQWVIVSHNRNITHYRGLFRHCWESRDNVTDELISAESDCSNDKHTLQDVLKSDWNGAVIALMFLALICHLIAFIIAIVAAIRKGHPFPSFTVGGFFCAAAILVVIALLVFTFFNWKDDVFFSWSYGGGWSTVALSIIAFVLIMADR; from the exons ATGATCAAAGTCATAACATCGGTTGTCTGCGCCTTTGCAGCGATGCTGATGATCATTTTGAGCTTAGCCACGACCTACTGGCTGCAGTGGGTGATAGTTTCTCACAACAGAAACATCACTCATTACCGAGGTTTATTCAGACATTGTTGGGAATCAAGGGATAACGTTACAGACGAACTCATAAGCGCGGAATCTGACTGTTCCAATGATAAGCACACGCTTCAAGATGTACTGAAATCAG aCTGGAATGGAGCTGTGATTGCCTTGATGTTTCTGGCCCTTATCTGCCATTTAATTGCTTTTATCATAGCCATTGTGGCAGCAATACGAAAGGGACATCCTTTTCCATCCTTCACTGTAGGCGGATTCTTCTGTGCAGCAG CCATTCTTGTGGTTATTGCTTTGTTGGTCTTCACATTTTTCAACTGGAAGGATGATGTGTTCTTCAGCTGGTCATATGGTGGAGGATGGTCTACTGTGGCATTGTCTATTATAGCATTTGTGTTAATAATGGCAGATCGCTGA
- the LOC131797039 gene encoding 77 kDa echinoderm microtubule-associated protein: MSYRGRGYSNQHQQRRALANGLRQAPPFPADSNSDLEDNDHVRFPEIDRDIRDRKPQKRDGKLNYNSRIPLPARSNEGAANELTAGEPRNFRTRNFNSSNPEFPNNSTSDPAARDQRKSRVNAVKKITFYRNGDKHFKGVEMVVTRQRYRSFETIVDDLSKAIPLPYGVRNVFSPGGSVITTINQLEDGRHYICSSGDQLIKNVSYGEKMKDKPRSLDVESFSGGSSHSSSSRDSKFGGNSDRNPKPRVITIVSERDRNKKCKILLNTKTVKSFDAVLKDISDMLKYSVKELRNLEGIKVKSLSQLYRDADTFIASSTEQGSKRNLSNPSSNSSNHSGSPPQRNRFQKSRKKPREESTVKSQVVTIKVKGRVHTYHHTSDLDNYTIDESPVSPPDSKLQLSWVYGYHGKDSYNNLHILPSGEILYFAATMVVIYNKSTNTQRHYTGHADDIKCMAVHPNQWYIATGQACGLSVDQNELSHIRIWDAETLITLAVLALQEYSLSVSSLAFSLQDNGKQLACVDSLDDEHHLTVWEWEERAITQQSKGQSNAIVAVVFDPDDSKTLVTCGKEHVYFWRLHNTRLERKSGYFEKYEIPQYFTCLEFSPSGDVITGDSNGSITVWGKVSKKIKFVVRNAHEKSILSLRLLENGTLLSGGLDGRLEAWDANKYFNTPLHEIQLDSNFGGICAIEPLHSGHGDDISVILGVTSNDVVEGSLNSTFHPIVQSHKDEVHALAVHPNETQFISASLDHTVSLWDAETHQVIWTISVEFPVKSAAFYSTGDVLALGTTVGRWIVVSCESGMHIASFQDGTDPLPDLEYAKDGEHIAIASQDGNISVHAVYDEGTTYRRVGTCSGHSEPIMFLDWSLDGCFLQSLSVDYEHIVWEIGGFLREESQDVIRDIDWSTRNVMLGYDVAGVWPSQPDDGNLVNSSDLSWSRDIFAVGDELGYIRLFRFPCSQPGAHYHQWRGHSCPVTRMLFLSSDTYLITTGSRDFCILQWSVEGKVPVFQEEEEYGMENNMVLTGGRPKERRRLSDNESYHSDYSAEEQENNDYNKRYTNAARGKQVIRRQQPIEDRYADEEPPNQMHPTRKTHLSHPMDDPKPGGRSPRRNFPTQSIRSQQGSYSEKMTKNKGVSNAKWNQQSPDYPEEESADLEQYSDEESPRQHQGHGGRGGGRSHHPMARGQDRDWDRRQRR, from the exons ATGTCTTATCGCGGACGAGGATACAGTAACCAACATCAACAACGTCGAGCGTTGGCTAATGGCTTGAGACAAGCACCGCCTTTTCCAGCCGATAGCAACAGCGATCTGGAAGACAACGATCATGTCAGATTTCCAGAAATTGACAGAGATATCAGGGATAGAAAACCGCAAAAGAGAGATGGTAAACTTAACTACAATAGTCGCATTCCATTGCCAGCAAGGAGCAACGAAGGTGCAGCGAACGAGCTCACCGCAGGCGAGCCCAGAAACTTCAGAACACGAAATTTTAACTCATCAAATCCTGAATTTCCTAATAATTCTACCTCAGATCCAGCAGCTAGAGACCAGCGAAAAAGTAGAGTAAATGCTGTCAAGAAAATCACTTTCTATCGAAATGGGGACAAACATTTCAAAGGCGTCGAAATGGTTGTGACTAGGCAACGCTACCGATCTTTCGAGACTATTGTAGATGACCTTTCGAAGGCAATTCCACTTCCGTACGGAGTAAGAAATGTGTTCTCGCCAGGTGGAAGTGTGATTACAACTATCAACCAGCTAGAGGATGGAAGACATTATATCTGTTCTTCGGGAGACCAACTTATTAAAAATGTTAGCTACGGCGAAAAAATGAAGGATAAGCCTCGGTCGCTTGATGTGGAAAGCTTCTCTGGAGGATCTTCGCATTCTTCCTCTAGCAGGGATTCAAAGTTTGGCGGGAATTCCGACAGAAATCCGAAACCTCGCGTTATAACTATCGTGAGTGAGCGCGACAGAaacaagaaatgcaaaattttgttgaaCACGAAAACCGTCAAAAGTTTTGATGCTGTATTAAAGGACATTTCTGACATGTTGAAGTACTCTGTCAAGGAACTGCGCAATTTAGAAGGTATCAAG GTAAAAAGTCTCTCACAGTTATATCGGGATGCTGATACATTTATTGCTAGTAGCACAGAACAAGGTTCTAAGAGAAACTTGTCTAATCCATCATCTAATAGTAGTAACCATTCAGGATCTCCACCTCAAAGAAATCGTTTTCAAAAGTCCAGGAAGAAACCAAGGGAAGAATCAACTG TTAAAAGCCAAGTTGTGACCATAAAAGTAAAAGGACGTGTACATACTTATCATCACACATCAGATTTGGATAACTATACAATTGACGAGTCTCCAGTATCACCACCAGACTCCAAGCTGCAACTCTCTTGGGT ATATGGATACCATGGCAAAGACAGTTATAATAATTTACACATCTTACCATCTGGAGAAATACTTTATTTTGCTGCTACAATGGTGGTCATATATAACAAGTCAACAAACACTCAGCGGCATTACACTGGACATGCTGATGATATTAAATG CATGGCTGTTCATCCCAATCAGTGGTATATTGCAACAGGACAGGCATGTGGGCTATCAGTAGACCAAAATGAACTT AGTCATATCAGGATCTGGGACGCAGAGACACTAATTACATTAGCTGTTCTGGCCCTTCAGGAGTACAGTTTGAGTGTTTCCTCCTTAGCATTTTCTCTGCag GATAATGGGAAACAACTGGCCTGTGTGGATTCACTGGATGATGAGCATCATCTCACTGTGTGGGAATGGGAAGAAAGAGCAATAACACAACAGAGCAAG GGTCAGTCTAATGCTATTGTGGCAGTCGTCTTTGATCCTGATGACAGCAAGACTCTTGTCACTTGTGGAAAGGAGCATGTCTATTTCTGGAGACTTCACAACACAAGACTAGAGAGGAAAAGTGGCTATTTTGAG aaatatgaaattccTCAGTACTTCACATGCTTAGAGTTTTCACCCAGTGGAGATGTCATTACTGGTGACTCTAATGGTTCCATCACAGTTTGGGGAAAAG TATCAAAGAAGATCAAGTTTGTTGTTAGAAATGCACATGAG AAAAGTATTCTAAGTCTAAGGTTACTTGAAAATGGGACTCTGTTAAGTGGTGGCTTGGATGGCAGACTTGAAGCTTGGGATGCtaacaaatattttaatacACCACTACATGAAATTCAG CTTGATAGTAATTTTGGGGGAATCTGTGCTATTGAACCATTGCATTCAGGCCATGGAGATGACATCAGTGTTATTCTTGGAGTGACAAGTAATGATGTTGTAGAGGGCTCTCTGAATTCTACCTTTCATCCAATTGTTCAG AGTCATAAGGATGAAGTTCATGCCCTAGCGGTACATCCTAATGAAACACAGTTTATCAGTGCATCTCTTGACCACACAGTCTCTTTGTGGGATGCTGAAACTCATCAGGTTATTTGGACGATCAGTGTGGAG TTTCCTGTCAAATCAGCAGCTTTCTATTCCACTGGTGATGTGTTAGCTTTGGGAACAACTGTGGGAAG gTGGATTGTGGTGTCATGTGAATCAGGTATGCACATTGCTTCATTCCAAGATGGAACAGACCCTCTACCTGATCTGGAATATGCTAAAG ATGGAGAGCACATTGCTATTGCCTCTCAGGATGGCAATATTTCTGTTCATGCAGTCTATGATGAGGGTACAACTTACAGGAGAGTTGGCACATGTTCG GGGCATAGCGAACCAATTATGTTTCTGGATTGGTCTCTTGATGGCTGCTTCCTTCAGAGTTTGTCTGTTGACTACGAACACATTGTTT GGGAGATTGGTGGATTTCTGAGAGAAGAGTCACAAGATGTTATCCGCGATATTGACTGGTCCACAAGAAATGTCATGTTAGGATATGATGTAGCAG GAGTGTGGCCTTCTCAACCAGATGATGGAAATTTAGTGAATAGTTCTGACCTGTCATGGTCACGTGATATTTTTGCTGTAGGAGATGAGTTGGGATATATCCGTCTGTTTAGATTCCCGTGCAGTCAACCAGGG GCTCACTATCACCAGTGGCGAGGTCATAGCTGTCCTGTCACACGGATGCTCTTCCTATCATCAGACACCTACCTCATAACAACTGGCAGTCGTGATTTCTGTATTCTTCAGTGGTCAGTAGAGGGAAAGGTTCCTGTCTTTCAGGAGGAGGAGGAGTATGGCATGGAAAACAACATGGTCCTGACTGGTGGGCGTCCAAAGGAAAGGCGAAGACTTTCAGACAATGAGAGCTACCATTCTGATTATAGTGCTGAAGAGCAAGAGAACAATGACTATAATAAACGCTATACTAATGCAGCAAGAGGCAAACAAGTAATAAGGCGGCAACAGCCCATTGAAGACAGGTATGCTGATGAGGAACCCCCCAATCAAATGCATCCAACAAGAAAGACACATCTCAGTCACCCAATGGATGATCCTAAACCTGGGGGAAGAAGTCCTAGACGCAATTTCCCAACCCAGAGCATCAGATCACAGCAAGGATCATATTcagagaaaatgacaaaaaataaaggtGTCAGTAATGCAAAGTGGAACCAACAATCTCCTGATTATCCTGAGGAAGAGTCTGCAGACCTGGAACAATATTCTGATGAAGAAAGCCCAAGACAGCATCAAGGACATGGTGGTAGGGGTGGGGGTAGAAGCCACCACCCAATGGCAAGAGGACAGGATAGAGATTGGGACAGGAGGCAGCGGAGGTAG
- the LOC131797084 gene encoding uncharacterized protein, translating to MGSAGQKPVVQFGQLWYRMKAVVYLLVLLSTTPFCLLFTVSCWLFGRWTRQDQQITEALRQTVLVSGVAHTKGLHLAKTLGKAGHRVIVADTEDFWCSAVQWSHFISKFYTVPNLNSCSRKEDYINGMINVAKAENIDWYIPVSHTKTAVADTIIKQRLAEVNPMIKCLVFDDPKLTTILDNKVLFLKECQELGLQVPYFKEVDSTSEVQEMAKKGLFSKGHYFLKPLMPYSEDRLNFTCIPSSAKEFDKYIACYERKVNSNNPYLIHQFIKGKEFAANAIVVNGCLQVFQVCPCSPMQIDYDVVQHPAIKQWVEEFCKAKQLTGCVCFDFLEDEETREVYCIECNPRLHSAIVSYDMQPDLERAIRGAMDTQFQLEVPVQPSPSSTHVYWLYNEIAKVGLFQQGFGEFMQVLQNGKDAVLDASDPVPFFMLNHFQMPVMLIQAIISGKKWSITNYCLGQLR from the coding sequence ATGGGGAGTGCTGGACAAAAACCTGTTGTGCAATTTGGCCAACTCTGGTACAGAATGAAAGCTGTTGTCTACTTATTGGTGCTTCTCTCTACGACACCATTCTGTCTTCTGTTCACTGTTAGCTGTTGGTTGTTTGGAAGGTGGACCAGGCAAGATCAACAGATTACAGAAGCTCTCAGGCAGACTGTGCTGGTATCTGGTGTTGCTCACACCAAAGGCCTTCACCTTGCCAAGACCTTGGGAAAAGCTGGTCACAGAGTTATTGTGGCTGACACAGAAGACTTTTGGTGCTCTGCTGTTCAATGGTCTCACTTCATTTCAAAATTCTACACAGTGCCAAATTTAAATTCCTGCAGTAGAAAAGAAGATTATATCAATGGAATGATCAATGTTGCAAAAGCTGAGAATATTGATTGGTATATTCCAGTTAGCCACACAAAGACAGCTGTAGCAGACACAATCATTAAACAGCGTCTGGCAGAAGTAAATCCTATGATAAAATGTCTTGTTTTTGATGACCCAAAGTTGACCACTATTCTTGACAATAAGGTTCTTTTTCTAAAGGAATGCCAAGAGCTTGGTCTTCAAGTACCATACTTTAAGGAAGTGGATAGTACAAGTGAAGTCCAGGAAATGGCTAAGAAGGGTCTTTTCTCAAAAGGCCACTACTTTCTGAAACCATTGATGCCATATTCTGAAGACCGATTAAACTTCACTTGCATACCAAGCAGTGCAAAAGAATTTGATAAATATATTGCTTGCTATGAGAGAAAGGTGAACAGTAATAATCCCTACCTGATCCACCAGTTCATAAAGGGAAAGGAATTCGCAGCCAATGCCATTGTTGTGAATGGATGTCTCCAAGTCTTTCAAGTATGCCCTTGTTCGCCAATGCAAATTGATTATGATGTTGTCCAACACCCTGCAATCAAACAGTGGGTAGAGGAGTTTTGCAAAGCCAAGCAACTCACTGGTTGCGTTTGTTTTGACTTCCTGGAAGATGAGGAAACAAGAGAGGTTTACTGCATTGAGTGCAACCCAAGGCTCCATTCTGCTATTGTCTCTTATGACATGCAGCCAGATCTTGAAAGAGCTATTCGTGGGGCCATGGATACTCAATTTCAGCTTGAGGTTCCGGTGCAGCCCTCCCCTTCTTCAACCCATGTCTACTGGTTATACAATGAAATTGCCAAAGTTGGGCTTTTCCAGCAAGGTTTTGGAGAGTTTATGCAGGTTTTACAGAACGGAAAAGATGCAGTCCTGGATGCAAGTGATCCTGTGCCATTCTTTATGTTAAATCATTTTCAGATGCCTGTGATGCTTATTCAGGCAATTATCAGTGGAAAGAAATGGTCTATAACAAATTATTGCCTTGGACAACTGAGGTAA